A genomic window from Pantoea alhagi includes:
- a CDS encoding YobH family protein, with translation MKILLRIVSLLALIWLGLLLTGYGILTGSHKNVAGIGLQCQYLTARGMIKAQYLHSDSGIIGVADCPVLRKSSEVVDNNG, from the coding sequence ATGAAAATATTGCTTCGAATTGTGAGTTTACTGGCACTCATCTGGCTGGGACTGTTGCTAACCGGCTATGGCATCCTGACCGGCAGCCACAAAAATGTCGCCGGTATCGGTTTACAGTGTCAGTACCTGACGGCTCGCGGGATGATCAAAGCGCAATATCTGCACAGCGACAGCGGCATTATTGGCGTGGCGGATTGTCCTGTTCTCAGAAAAAGTTCTGAGGTTGTGGACAATAACGGCTAG
- a CDS encoding YebO family protein yields MNELNGGGTLMPLISSIAFAVVGLIAWFFVNRASVRASEQIRLLEALLEEQKKQNAILYQLTQQVAGGEQQQRDDEQDPDFTRLIPER; encoded by the coding sequence ATGAACGAATTAAATGGCGGTGGCACTCTGATGCCGCTTATCAGCAGTATTGCTTTTGCGGTGGTGGGGCTGATTGCCTGGTTTTTTGTTAATCGCGCCAGCGTGCGTGCCAGTGAACAGATTCGGCTACTGGAAGCGCTGCTGGAAGAACAGAAAAAACAGAATGCTATTCTGTATCAGCTGACGCAGCAGGTTGCCGGCGGCGAACAACAGCAGAGGGATGATGAGCAGGACCCAGATTTCACCCGCCTGATCCCGGAGCGATAA